CGCTCGAATCCGCCGCCGACCGTCTGGCCCAGCGTGTAGCGGTAGTGAATGCCTTCGAGGATCACCGCGAGCTTGAACCAGGCGAAGGCCGTGTACCAGGCGATCGCCGAGGTGTCGCGGCCCGACCCGGCGGCGTACCGCTCGATCAGTTCGGCCGGGCCCGGGTGGCCGGGAGCCCCGGCGGTCGTACTGATCGGGGAGCCGGGGATGTCCAGCGGCGCGCTGTACATCACCAGCAGACCGAGGTCGGTCAGCGGATCGCCCAGCGTGGACATCTCCCAGTCCAGTACGGCCCTGATGCGGTCGTCGTCGCCGATCAGGACGTTGTCGAGCCGGTAGTCGCCGTGCACGACGGTGGGCGCGGGGGAGACGGGCAGGGAACGGCCGAGCGCCGCGTGCAACTCGTCCACCCCGGGGAGGTCCCGGTTCCGTGAGGCGTCCAACTGCTTGGCCCAGCGGCGCAGTTGGCGGTCGAGGAACCCCTCGGGCCGGCCGAAGTCGCCGAGCCCGACGGTCCCGGGGTCGACCGCGTGCAGGGCGACCAGGGTGTCGACCAGTCCGAGGACGGCGGCGTGGGTGCGTGCGGGGCCGAGCGGGGCGAGCTGTCCGGCCGTACGGTACGGGGTCCCCGTCACGTACTCCATCAGGTAGAACGGCGCCCCCAGCACCTCGGGGTCCTCGCACAGCAGCAGCGGCGCGGGCA
Above is a window of Streptomyces sp. NBC_01498 DNA encoding:
- a CDS encoding phosphotransferase family protein, yielding MSPSPPPGLDPERLRGHLDRERPGLVGGPLTARLIEGGRSNLTYLVGDGSHDWVVRRPPLGHVLATAHDMKREFRVISALHPTAVPVPAPLLLCEDPEVLGAPFYLMEYVTGTPYRTAGQLAPLGPARTHAAVLGLVDTLVALHAVDPGTVGLGDFGRPEGFLDRQLRRWAKQLDASRNRDLPGVDELHAALGRSLPVSPAPTVVHGDYRLDNVLIGDDDRIRAVLDWEMSTLGDPLTDLGLLVMYSAPLDIPGSPISTTAGAPGHPGPAELIERYAAGSGRDTSAIAWYTAFAWFKLAVILEGIHYRYTLGQTVGGGFERIGDLVPVFIEHGLTTLQEG